A stretch of Actinomycetota bacterium DNA encodes these proteins:
- the hemH gene encoding ferrochelatase, translating into MIDTPIGVLVMAYGTASGPDDIERYYTDIRGGRAPSAEHLEELKERYAAIGNRFPLLGITRRQAEGLERALNHGDEGRFRAYIGMKHSPPFVSEAVETMRSDGIERAVGLVMAPHWSAMSVETYVERVRTAAGDGPPAFAFVRSYHDHPAFIELLGGRVAHALAKLGPSEREGAAAIFSAHSLPVRTVEDGTLRCKTCTVCETSCRYRDGLQETADLVAKELDLANHAIAWQSAGRTADPWWGPPIEEVIVDLAERGHPAVVVCSAGFVADHLEILYDLDIDAREVAEQAGIRFVRTEMPNDDPQFVALLAAVVREHLDDV; encoded by the coding sequence ATGATCGACACGCCGATCGGCGTGCTCGTCATGGCGTACGGGACGGCGAGCGGCCCCGACGACATCGAGCGGTACTACACGGACATCCGCGGCGGCCGCGCGCCGTCGGCTGAACACCTGGAAGAGCTGAAGGAGCGGTACGCCGCGATCGGGAACCGGTTCCCGCTTCTCGGCATCACGCGGCGTCAGGCCGAAGGGCTCGAGCGCGCGCTGAACCACGGCGACGAGGGACGTTTCCGCGCGTACATCGGCATGAAGCACTCGCCGCCGTTCGTCTCCGAGGCGGTCGAGACGATGCGAAGCGACGGGATCGAGCGGGCCGTCGGCCTTGTCATGGCGCCGCACTGGTCCGCGATGTCGGTGGAGACCTATGTCGAGCGCGTACGCACCGCGGCCGGCGACGGGCCACCGGCGTTCGCGTTCGTCCGCAGCTACCACGACCACCCGGCGTTCATCGAGTTGCTCGGCGGTCGGGTGGCCCACGCGCTCGCCAAGCTCGGCCCCTCCGAACGAGAGGGGGCCGCCGCGATCTTCTCGGCGCACAGCCTTCCCGTTCGCACCGTGGAGGACGGCACGCTCCGGTGCAAGACGTGCACCGTCTGTGAGACCTCGTGTCGGTACCGAGATGGCCTGCAGGAGACCGCGGATCTCGTCGCGAAGGAGCTCGACCTCGCGAATCACGCGATCGCGTGGCAGAGCGCGGGCCGCACCGCAGACCCGTGGTGGGGGCCGCCGATCGAGGAGGTCATCGTCGACCTGGCCGAACGAGGCCATCCTGCGGTGGTCGTGTGTTCGGCGGGCTTCGTCGCGGATCACCTGGAGATCCTGTACGACCTCGACATCGACGCGCGCGAGGTCGCCGAGCAAGCCGGGATCCGATTCGTTCGAACGGAGATGCCGAACGACGACCCGCAGTTCGTGGCGTTGCTCGCCGCGGTGGTGCGCGAGCACCTCGACGACGTATGA
- the hemG gene encoding protoporphyrinogen oxidase produces MSSVVVIGGGVAGLTTAYRLLQGDPELSVTVLEAADRPGGRLTSLEIADLEIDAGPDSFVARKPWAVELCRELGLRLAEPGAPGAYVWTDGGLVPLPPTALGIPADVGALIRWPALSRVGRFGALSDLVRKARPRENDEALGALLRRRIGDEATDRLVAPLLGGLFAGDVDELGVRSTFPELAAWERTFGSLIRAARTASKAASGAGPMFVRPVGGVQALPRSLVAAIGDLRVRTVAGATQVVGDGEAFVVRTADGDLSADGVVVATPAFAAADLLRETVPDAARHLDQIRYVSTAVVVLVYGGGTGDSLPDATGFVVPKERAPMTAATFLSRKWPDPAFGDRAVVRCFVGAAGTEDVLDAADEDIVDAVSRHLAALVPLPERADASTVVRWPRSMPQYGVGHLDRVAATEAALPPGIFVVGNAYRGVGIADTVRGATEVAERVRTHVAGTVRTEKVR; encoded by the coding sequence ATGAGCTCGGTCGTCGTCATCGGCGGCGGCGTTGCCGGTCTGACGACGGCGTACCGACTGCTCCAAGGTGACCCCGAGCTCTCGGTGACCGTCCTCGAGGCCGCGGATCGGCCGGGTGGGCGGCTCACGTCCCTCGAAATCGCGGATCTCGAGATCGACGCCGGCCCCGACTCGTTCGTGGCTCGGAAGCCATGGGCCGTCGAGCTCTGCCGTGAGCTCGGCCTGAGGTTGGCGGAACCGGGCGCGCCCGGCGCGTACGTCTGGACCGATGGCGGCCTCGTCCCCCTGCCGCCGACGGCGCTTGGAATCCCCGCCGACGTCGGTGCGCTGATCCGGTGGCCGGCGTTATCGCGCGTCGGAAGGTTCGGCGCCCTTTCGGATCTCGTCCGAAAGGCGCGACCACGAGAGAACGACGAGGCGCTCGGGGCGCTCTTGCGGCGACGGATCGGGGACGAGGCGACCGACCGGCTCGTCGCTCCGCTCCTCGGTGGTCTGTTCGCCGGCGACGTCGATGAGCTCGGGGTCCGCTCGACGTTCCCGGAGCTCGCCGCTTGGGAGCGCACGTTCGGCAGTCTGATCCGTGCCGCTCGAACGGCGTCGAAGGCGGCGTCCGGCGCCGGTCCGATGTTCGTGAGACCCGTAGGAGGCGTTCAGGCGTTGCCGCGTTCGCTCGTCGCGGCGATCGGTGACCTGCGCGTTCGAACCGTGGCGGGAGCGACCCAGGTGGTGGGCGACGGCGAAGCGTTCGTGGTTCGCACGGCAGACGGGGATCTCAGCGCGGACGGCGTCGTCGTGGCGACGCCGGCGTTCGCTGCAGCAGACTTGCTGCGCGAGACGGTGCCCGATGCGGCGAGACACCTCGACCAGATCCGGTACGTGTCGACCGCAGTGGTCGTGCTCGTCTACGGCGGAGGCACCGGGGACTCCCTACCGGATGCCACGGGATTCGTCGTGCCGAAGGAGCGAGCGCCGATGACCGCAGCGACCTTTCTTTCCCGGAAGTGGCCGGATCCCGCGTTCGGCGATCGAGCCGTCGTCCGATGCTTCGTCGGTGCGGCCGGCACGGAGGACGTCCTCGATGCGGCGGATGAGGACATCGTGGACGCGGTTTCCAGGCACCTCGCGGCGCTCGTTCCGCTTCCCGAGCGCGCAGACGCGTCGACGGTCGTCCGCTGGCCGCGCTCGATGCCGCAGTACGGGGTCGGCCACCTCGACCGGGTTGCGGCCACCGAGGCCGCGCTCCCGCCCGGTATCTTCGTCGTGGGCAATGCGTATCGAGGCGTTGGGATCGCCGACACGGTTCGCGGCGCCACCGAGGTCGCCGAACGCGTGCGTACCCACGTTGCCGGAACGGTTCGAACGGAGAAGGTGCGATGA
- the hemQ gene encoding hydrogen peroxide-dependent heme synthase, with translation MSESIYALYPCFKASPSFAELDTDDAAQEVENVFKSWDGVDVRGVYLTFGFRADTDLMLWLVGPSPDVVQEALVSLRRTEAGRLLELSWSFMGVVKPAEFTRDHSPAFVRGEPPKRYLSVYPFVRTSEWYLLPAEERSALLREHGEIGREFPDVLANTTSAFGINDWEWILAFEADHLDRIVECIRRLRAAEARRFTKEEVPFVMGIRKDVRAAFADLA, from the coding sequence ATGAGCGAGTCGATCTACGCGCTCTACCCTTGCTTCAAGGCATCACCGTCGTTCGCCGAGCTCGACACCGACGACGCCGCGCAGGAAGTCGAGAACGTGTTCAAGTCGTGGGACGGAGTCGACGTTCGGGGTGTCTACTTGACGTTCGGATTCCGAGCCGACACCGACCTGATGCTGTGGCTCGTCGGGCCGTCGCCGGATGTCGTCCAGGAGGCGCTCGTCTCGCTGCGGCGAACCGAGGCCGGCCGGCTGCTCGAGCTGTCGTGGTCGTTCATGGGCGTGGTGAAGCCCGCCGAGTTCACACGTGATCACTCGCCGGCGTTCGTCAGAGGTGAGCCGCCCAAGCGCTACCTCAGCGTGTACCCGTTCGTCCGCACGTCTGAGTGGTACCTGCTCCCGGCCGAGGAGCGCTCCGCACTTCTCCGCGAGCACGGGGAGATCGGGCGAGAGTTCCCCGACGTCCTGGCCAACACGACGAGCGCGTTCGGGATCAACGACTGGGAGTGGATCCTCGCGTTCGAGGCGGACCACCTCGACCGGATCGTGGAGTGCATCCGCCGGCTCCGCGCGGCGGAGGCACGCCGCTTCACGAAGGAAGAGGTTCCGTTCGTGATGGGGATCCGGAAGGACGTCCGAGCGGCGTTCGCGGATCTCGCCTAG
- a CDS encoding Glu/Leu/Phe/Val dehydrogenase dimerization domain-containing protein produces the protein MFDELLRSWDGEEVVVRYDAPSGTWMFVCVHSTALGPAAGGTRMKVYAHPRDASADGLRLSSSMTRKNAVAGLPLGGGKAVLSVPEIPNGEARRSLLLRYADMVESLHGTYWTACDMNTSPADMDVLGERCSSVFGKTEAHGGSGTSAPATADGVFVGIRASARHLFGTDDLSGRTVLVQGVGAVGSILARLVTDAGARVIVTDVDEIRAKELAVEVDGDVVAPDDAIATECDVFSPNATGGILSAESIPRLRCRIVAGAANNQLAEPEDAERFAQRGILYAPDYVVNAGGIIHLASLEMLGETVEERDARIAAIGETATEVFRIADAEHISTEHAADRIWRQRLAESAR, from the coding sequence GTGTTCGACGAGCTGCTGCGATCGTGGGACGGCGAGGAGGTCGTCGTCCGCTACGACGCGCCGTCCGGCACGTGGATGTTCGTGTGCGTTCATTCGACCGCCCTCGGCCCTGCGGCCGGCGGCACGCGGATGAAGGTGTACGCGCATCCCCGAGACGCGTCGGCCGATGGCCTCCGTCTCTCCTCCTCGATGACCCGGAAGAACGCCGTCGCGGGATTGCCGCTCGGCGGTGGCAAGGCCGTGCTCTCGGTACCCGAGATACCGAACGGTGAGGCGCGTCGCTCGCTGCTGCTTCGCTACGCCGACATGGTCGAGTCGCTCCATGGCACCTACTGGACCGCGTGCGACATGAACACGTCGCCGGCCGACATGGACGTTCTCGGCGAGCGGTGCTCGTCGGTGTTCGGCAAGACGGAGGCGCACGGCGGTTCGGGGACGTCCGCGCCGGCGACGGCAGACGGCGTGTTCGTGGGGATCCGCGCGAGTGCGAGACACCTGTTCGGCACGGACGATCTGTCGGGACGGACGGTGCTCGTTCAGGGAGTGGGGGCTGTGGGATCGATCCTCGCGCGGCTCGTCACCGACGCTGGCGCGCGCGTCATCGTTACGGACGTGGACGAGATCCGAGCGAAAGAGCTCGCCGTCGAGGTCGATGGCGACGTCGTCGCACCGGATGACGCGATCGCGACGGAATGCGACGTGTTCTCTCCGAACGCTACCGGCGGCATTCTCTCCGCGGAATCGATCCCTCGGCTGCGATGTCGGATCGTGGCCGGCGCCGCGAACAACCAGCTCGCCGAACCCGAGGACGCCGAGCGGTTCGCCCAGCGCGGGATCCTGTACGCGCCCGACTACGTGGTGAACGCCGGCGGCATCATCCACCTTGCGTCGCTGGAGATGCTCGGCGAGACCGTCGAAGAGCGTGACGCACGAATCGCGGCGATCGGCGAGACGGCAACCGAAGTCTTCCGGATCGCCGATGCGGAACACATCTCGACGGAACACGCCGCCGACCGAATCTGGCGGCAACGGCTCGCCGAATCAGCCCGATGA
- a CDS encoding 4a-hydroxytetrahydrobiopterin dehydratase — MSKRDLASMVCVPCKGGVPPFTHEQIEPYLADLGNEWRVVDDHHLEKEFTFKNFREALDFTNRVGELAEEIGHHPDIYLAWGKVKLTIWTHKINGLHESDFVFAAKADRLR; from the coding sequence ATGAGCAAGCGCGACCTCGCATCGATGGTGTGCGTTCCGTGCAAGGGCGGCGTGCCGCCGTTCACCCATGAGCAGATCGAGCCGTACCTCGCCGATCTCGGCAACGAGTGGCGCGTCGTCGACGACCATCACCTGGAGAAGGAGTTCACCTTCAAGAACTTCCGTGAGGCACTCGACTTCACCAACCGTGTCGGCGAGCTCGCCGAGGAGATCGGGCATCACCCCGACATCTACCTCGCGTGGGGCAAGGTGAAGCTCACCATCTGGACGCACAAGATCAACGGCCTGCACGAGTCGGACTTCGTGTTCGCCGCGAAAGCCGACCGACTTCGGTGA
- a CDS encoding VOC family protein: protein MTVHFHEVVIDCADPRSLARWWASATGYDLHSYEDDWASIHGEGDRKIIVGFQKVPEGRVVKNRVHVDLGAQDEEAEAKRIEALGATRLWVSEDPNDPFVVLADPEGNEFCVVRTPG, encoded by the coding sequence GTGACCGTCCACTTCCACGAGGTCGTCATCGATTGCGCCGACCCGCGGTCGCTGGCCCGGTGGTGGGCGTCGGCAACGGGCTACGACCTCCACAGCTACGAGGACGATTGGGCCTCCATCCACGGCGAGGGCGATCGGAAGATCATCGTCGGCTTCCAGAAGGTGCCGGAGGGGAGGGTGGTCAAGAACCGCGTGCACGTGGATCTCGGCGCACAGGACGAGGAGGCGGAGGCGAAGAGGATCGAAGCCCTCGGAGCGACGCGACTTTGGGTGTCTGAAGATCCGAACGACCCGTTCGTCGTGCTCGCCGACCCCGAGGGCAACGAGTTCTGCGTGGTTCGAACGCCGGGCTAG
- the msrA gene encoding peptide-methionine (S)-S-oxide reductase MsrA produces the protein MRTETATFGAGCFWGVEYVFERVPGVLATEVGYAGGHTENPTYRDVCSARTGHAEVLKLEFDPALVSYDQLLEVFWAMHDPTQVNRQGPDVGDQYRSLILTHSDEQQRAAEASRQRAQERFSRPIATQIEPAGPFYGAEEYHQHYYDKNGHEPYCHVIPWGTLRELGLVKANA, from the coding sequence ATGCGCACCGAGACCGCGACGTTCGGCGCCGGCTGTTTCTGGGGTGTCGAGTACGTCTTCGAGCGCGTCCCGGGCGTCCTGGCCACCGAGGTCGGGTATGCGGGCGGCCACACCGAGAACCCCACGTACCGCGACGTCTGCTCGGCCAGGACCGGCCACGCCGAGGTCCTGAAGCTCGAGTTCGACCCGGCGCTCGTCAGCTACGACCAGCTGCTCGAGGTGTTCTGGGCGATGCACGACCCGACGCAGGTGAACCGGCAGGGGCCGGACGTCGGCGACCAGTACCGCAGCTTGATCTTGACGCACTCCGACGAGCAGCAGCGGGCAGCTGAGGCTTCGCGCCAGAGGGCGCAGGAGCGGTTCAGCCGGCCGATCGCGACTCAGATCGAGCCCGCCGGTCCGTTCTACGGGGCGGAGGAGTATCACCAGCACTACTACGACAAGAACGGGCACGAGCCGTACTGCCACGTCATTCCGTGGGGGACGCTCCGTGAGCTCGGGCTTGTGAAGGCGAACGCCTAG
- the hemL gene encoding glutamate-1-semialdehyde 2,1-aminomutase: protein MTSSEELFDRARRVIPGGVDSPVRAFGAVGGVPRFAVRGEGAYIFDADGNRYVDLVQSWGALLFGHARPEILKAAIDAAERGTTFGVPTELEVELAERITTVMPAVEMVRFVSSGTEAAMSAVRLARGFTSREVVVKFDGCYHGHSDALLAKGAGSGVATFGIPGSPGVTEGAAADTLSAPFNDLDEVRALFAERGDEIAAVIIEPVAANMGVVPPRVGFLEGIRELCYRHDALLIFDEVITGYRVAYGGAQAHFGVAPDLTVLGKVIGGGFPCAAFGGRRDVMELLAPIGPVYQAGTLSGNPVAMAAGVAALDLAADLDPYGELDRTAETIVDGLAKALADRGIPTAINRVTSMFSVFFSDQPVTDFEGAKAADHSRFGRFFHHLLERGVHLPPSGYELWSLCTEHGRGEVDRILAAAGSFEG, encoded by the coding sequence GTGACGAGCTCGGAGGAGTTGTTCGACCGCGCACGCCGAGTGATTCCCGGCGGGGTCGATTCGCCGGTTCGTGCGTTCGGCGCGGTCGGCGGTGTTCCGAGGTTCGCCGTTCGTGGCGAGGGCGCGTACATCTTCGACGCCGATGGAAACCGATACGTCGATCTCGTCCAGTCGTGGGGCGCGCTGCTATTCGGGCACGCACGCCCCGAGATCCTCAAGGCGGCGATCGACGCGGCCGAGCGCGGGACCACATTCGGCGTCCCCACGGAGCTCGAGGTCGAGCTCGCCGAACGCATCACCACGGTCATGCCCGCCGTGGAGATGGTTCGATTCGTCTCGTCGGGAACTGAGGCGGCGATGAGCGCGGTGCGTCTCGCCCGCGGCTTCACCTCCCGCGAAGTCGTCGTGAAGTTCGATGGCTGCTATCACGGACACTCCGACGCGCTCCTCGCGAAGGGAGCCGGCTCGGGCGTGGCGACGTTCGGGATCCCCGGCTCTCCCGGCGTCACAGAGGGCGCCGCGGCCGACACCCTTTCCGCGCCGTTCAACGACCTCGACGAGGTTCGAGCCCTGTTCGCCGAGCGGGGCGACGAGATCGCGGCCGTCATCATCGAGCCGGTCGCAGCGAACATGGGCGTCGTTCCCCCTAGGGTCGGCTTCCTCGAGGGAATCCGGGAGTTGTGCTACCGGCACGATGCACTGCTCATCTTCGACGAGGTCATCACCGGATACCGCGTGGCGTACGGCGGAGCCCAGGCTCACTTCGGCGTCGCCCCGGACCTCACCGTGCTGGGGAAGGTGATCGGCGGCGGCTTCCCGTGCGCCGCGTTCGGCGGTCGGCGCGATGTCATGGAGTTGCTCGCCCCGATCGGCCCTGTGTATCAGGCGGGAACACTCAGCGGGAATCCTGTCGCCATGGCCGCGGGCGTCGCCGCGCTCGACCTCGCTGCGGATCTCGACCCCTACGGGGAGCTCGACAGGACGGCCGAGACCATCGTCGATGGGCTGGCGAAGGCGCTCGCAGATCGGGGGATCCCCACGGCGATCAACCGCGTGACCTCGATGTTCAGCGTGTTCTTCTCCGATCAGCCGGTGACCGATTTCGAGGGGGCAAAGGCCGCCGACCACTCCCGGTTCGGGAGGTTCTTCCACCACCTGCTCGAACGCGGCGTCCACCTTCCCCCGAGCGGGTACGAGCTTTGGAGCCTCTGCACCGAACACGGCAGGGGGGAGGTCGACCGGATCCTCGCCGCCGCCGGCTCGTTCGAGGGCTAG
- a CDS encoding VOC family protein: MGPSLQIVFDANDVPRLVAFWEEALDGYEQQPPPPGYASWEDFAREQGIPEEQWDWWGALVDTEGTRPRILFQRVPEGKTAKNRVHFDINVGQELDGDSRIVRVKDEADRLEALGATRQREATERGEFWIVMQDPEGNEFCLQ; this comes from the coding sequence GTGGGACCGTCGTTGCAGATCGTGTTCGACGCGAATGACGTACCGCGGCTCGTCGCGTTCTGGGAGGAGGCGCTCGACGGCTATGAGCAACAGCCGCCACCTCCTGGCTACGCGTCCTGGGAGGACTTCGCACGCGAGCAGGGGATCCCCGAGGAGCAGTGGGACTGGTGGGGCGCGCTCGTCGATACCGAGGGGACGCGACCGAGGATCCTGTTCCAGCGCGTCCCCGAAGGCAAGACGGCAAAGAACCGCGTGCACTTCGACATCAACGTTGGACAGGAGCTCGATGGCGACTCGCGGATCGTGCGCGTCAAGGACGAGGCCGATCGACTCGAAGCGCTCGGCGCCACCAGGCAACGGGAAGCGACCGAACGCGGAGAGTTCTGGATCGTGATGCAGGACCCGGAAGGCAACGAGTTCTGCCTCCAGTGA
- the hemB gene encoding porphobilinogen synthase: protein MVSGFPRQRPRRMRRTPALRALVRETDLSPRHLIAPLFVKEGVPDPVPIASMPGQFQHTLESLRKEAAEIASHGVLAFMLFGVPERKGPEGSEAWNPEGIAQKALRTLRAELGDEHVVIADLCLDEYTDHGHCGVLDENGNVDNDETLERYRRIALAQAEAGAHMVGPSGMMDGQVAEIRDALDVGGFDQVGIIAYAAKFASSFYGPFREAAECAPRFGDRTGYQMDPPNADEAIREIAADIDQGADVVMVKPALPYLDVIRRAKDETRFPMAAYNVSGEYAMVKAASANGWLDERKTVLEILTSIRRAGADLVLTYHAKDAADWLRD from the coding sequence ATCGTGAGCGGGTTCCCTCGACAACGGCCGCGCCGGATGCGTCGTACTCCAGCCCTACGCGCGCTCGTCCGCGAAACCGACCTCTCTCCGCGACACCTGATCGCGCCGCTGTTCGTGAAGGAAGGCGTCCCGGATCCGGTGCCGATCGCCTCGATGCCGGGTCAGTTCCAGCACACGCTCGAGTCGCTCCGGAAGGAAGCGGCCGAGATCGCCTCGCACGGCGTGCTCGCGTTCATGCTGTTCGGCGTCCCCGAGCGCAAGGGTCCCGAGGGATCGGAGGCGTGGAATCCCGAGGGGATCGCGCAGAAGGCGCTCCGAACGCTTCGCGCCGAGCTCGGCGACGAGCACGTGGTGATCGCGGACCTGTGTCTCGACGAGTACACCGACCACGGACATTGCGGTGTGCTCGACGAGAACGGCAACGTCGACAACGACGAGACACTCGAACGCTACCGGCGCATCGCGCTCGCCCAAGCCGAGGCAGGAGCGCACATGGTCGGGCCGAGCGGAATGATGGACGGCCAGGTCGCAGAGATCCGTGATGCGCTCGACGTCGGTGGCTTCGACCAAGTCGGGATCATCGCGTACGCGGCGAAGTTCGCCTCCTCCTTCTATGGGCCCTTCCGCGAGGCAGCAGAGTGCGCGCCTCGGTTCGGCGACCGAACGGGCTACCAGATGGACCCTCCGAACGCCGACGAGGCAATCCGGGAGATCGCGGCCGACATCGACCAGGGCGCCGACGTGGTGATGGTCAAGCCGGCGCTGCCCTATCTCGACGTGATCCGCCGCGCCAAGGACGAAACGCGCTTCCCGATGGCCGCGTACAACGTGAGCGGGGAGTACGCGATGGTGAAAGCCGCGTCCGCGAACGGCTGGCTCGATGAACGCAAGACCGTCCTCGAGATCCTGACGTCGATCCGCCGGGCCGGCGCCGACCTCGTCCTCACCTACCACGCGAAGGACGCGGCCGACTGGCTGCGCGACTGA
- a CDS encoding uroporphyrinogen-III synthase — protein MTTRRSAQPLAGRTVIVTRPQEQAADLVRQLERRGATVIVAPAIEILSVRTAALTRALRDVADGRFDWVTITSPRTVDVFREHLTPGDVRARVAAIGDGTADGFRRWTGRDPDLVPKTFTTSALARAFPRGDGRVLCARADVAPEGLEDALASKGWHPVRVNAYRTRFPRSLPKDARDALRRGEVDAVTFTSASTVRGFVRALGAVKGAPKVVCIGPVTAKAAREHGLTVHAVAKPHTVEGLVAAVERALASRTRR, from the coding sequence GTGACGACGCGCCGGTCGGCGCAGCCACTCGCCGGTCGGACGGTCATCGTGACTCGCCCCCAAGAGCAAGCGGCCGATCTCGTTCGCCAGTTGGAGCGGCGCGGCGCCACCGTGATCGTCGCTCCGGCGATCGAGATCTTGTCCGTCCGAACGGCCGCGCTGACGCGCGCTTTGCGCGATGTGGCCGATGGTCGGTTCGACTGGGTGACGATCACGAGCCCGCGCACGGTCGACGTATTTCGCGAACACCTGACGCCTGGTGACGTTCGCGCCCGAGTCGCAGCGATCGGCGACGGGACGGCCGATGGGTTTCGGCGGTGGACTGGTCGCGACCCGGACCTCGTGCCGAAGACGTTCACGACGTCTGCGCTCGCGCGCGCGTTCCCGCGAGGTGACGGGCGTGTGTTGTGCGCGCGGGCCGACGTCGCGCCCGAAGGTCTCGAGGATGCGCTCGCGTCGAAGGGCTGGCATCCCGTACGGGTGAACGCATACCGAACGCGGTTCCCTCGTTCGCTGCCGAAGGACGCGCGCGACGCGCTGCGACGCGGCGAGGTCGACGCCGTCACGTTCACGAGCGCGTCCACGGTTCGCGGATTCGTGCGGGCGTTGGGAGCCGTGAAGGGTGCACCGAAGGTCGTCTGCATCGGTCCCGTAACCGCCAAGGCGGCGCGCGAGCACGGGTTGACCGTTCACGCCGTCGCAAAGCCGCACACGGTCGAGGGCCTCGTCGCAGCCGTCGAACGGGCTCTCGCGTCGCGAACCCGTAGGTAG
- the hemC gene encoding hydroxymethylbilane synthase: protein MKLRIGTRRSKLALAQSEEVATELAARRVVSELVPMTTSGDRGGNPYSDPAGVKGLFVTEIERALRDGEIDLAVHSAKDLPARDDEDLAIAAVPERLSPLDVLVTRDGELAAGSRVGTSSVRRQSQVFRWRPDVLVKDVRGNVDTRLRKLADGEVDALILAAAGLLRLRVVPEHAQPMSISEMVPAPGQGCLAVQSRTGDEATISAVAPLDHAPSRDALTAERTLMRALGGGCALPLGAFAERKDDGMWMVAIVLTPDGGRYARAEAAAATPEEVAELVRLDLAASGADEILSHVRP from the coding sequence GTGAAGCTCCGGATCGGCACGCGGCGCTCCAAGCTTGCGCTTGCGCAATCCGAGGAGGTCGCGACGGAGCTCGCCGCGCGCCGCGTCGTCTCCGAGCTCGTCCCGATGACGACGTCGGGAGATCGTGGTGGAAACCCGTACTCGGATCCCGCAGGTGTGAAGGGGCTATTCGTCACGGAGATCGAACGCGCACTCCGCGATGGCGAGATCGACCTCGCGGTGCACTCGGCGAAGGATCTGCCCGCGCGTGACGACGAAGACCTGGCGATCGCCGCAGTGCCGGAGCGTTTGTCGCCGCTAGACGTTCTGGTCACCCGTGACGGCGAGCTCGCCGCAGGTTCAAGGGTCGGGACGTCGAGCGTTCGGAGACAGTCGCAGGTCTTCCGGTGGCGCCCGGATGTGCTGGTGAAGGATGTTCGGGGCAACGTTGACACGCGGCTGCGAAAGCTCGCGGACGGTGAGGTCGACGCGCTCATCCTGGCGGCTGCCGGCCTCCTTCGGCTGCGTGTCGTCCCGGAGCACGCGCAGCCGATGTCGATCTCGGAGATGGTTCCGGCGCCCGGCCAGGGCTGCCTCGCGGTTCAATCGCGCACCGGCGACGAGGCGACGATCTCGGCCGTCGCGCCCCTCGATCACGCGCCGAGCCGTGACGCGCTCACTGCGGAACGAACGCTGATGCGCGCGCTCGGCGGCGGGTGCGCGTTACCCCTCGGCGCGTTCGCCGAACGCAAGGACGATGGGATGTGGATGGTGGCAATCGTGCTGACACCCGACGGCGGGCGGTACGCGCGCGCCGAGGCCGCGGCGGCAACGCCCGAAGAGGTGGCGGAGCTCGTTCGGCTCGATCTCGCCGCCAGCGGGGCGGACGAGATCCTGTCTCACGTCCGGCCGTGA